The DNA sequence AGCGGATCATGACGGGTTATAGCCGGAATCTCGTTCAGCGAATTCTCAGTGGGCTGGTGATCATGGGGGGGGTCTTGGGCGGAATCTACCAGGGCGGGTGGATGTGGATTCTGGTGGTGGCGGTGCTCGCGTTGTTGTCCTTGGTGGAATATTACCGGCTGCTGTCGACCCAAATTCGCCTTTCCCGAGGAATCGGCTACATCTCCGCGCTGGCCGTGATCCTTTCTTCGACCGAGGGGGTGCGGCCAGTGTCTATCGCTTTGATTCTCTCTCTGACAGTTTACGCGATCCTGATGGCGGAGATTGTTCGCCGCCAGATGTGGGGAACCAGTTTTGCCGTCTGGAACACCGGAGGAACGCTTTCGGGCATTTTGTTTATCGTCGTGCCGTGGACCTGCCTGATCTTATTGCACAACATGCCCACGGGACGCCTTTTACTCGTTTCCCTCTTCGCCTGTACTTGGAGCTGTGACGTGATGGCCTACCTGGTGGGCTCCATGTGGGGAAGAAGCCACTTGTGCGAAAACATCAGCCCTCACAAAACTTGGGAGGGTTTCATCGGCGGCATTTTGGGAAGCGTCCTGATGATCGCTTTCATCATCTTCATCCAGCAACAGCCGCCTTTTCCCCTCTTCTGGATCGGCTTTACCTGTAGCTTCGCCGGTCAGTTGGGAGATCTGGCCGAATCTTTGATCAAACGGGAAACGGGCGTAAAGGATACCGGCAAGCTGATTCCCGGACATGGAGGCGTTCTTGATCGCTTCGATAGCATTTTGATCAATGGTCTTTTGACGTACCTCCTTTTTGGGGTCATTCTGATATGAAAGCGGACGTGGAAAAACGAAAGCGCGTAGCGGTCGTCGGCGCGACCGGCAGCGTGGGATCGTCAGTCTTGGATGTCTGTCGGGGTCACAGGGATCGGCTAGAGGTCGTCGCCTTGGCCGCGGGGCAAAACGTGGAGAAATTGGCTTCCCTGGCAGCGGAGTTCGAAACCTCGAAGCTCTGCCTTGCCACGGAGGAAGCGGCTGAGAAAGTGACTACCGCTCTGTTTCCGAAAATCCCCCAAGGACAGATTCTTTCCGGAGCCCAGGGCCTGAAAGAACTGTCCCAGGACCCCGATATCGATCACGTGGTCTTCGCTTCGTCAGGAACAGCGGCCATTGAGGCCCTTCAGGTCGCGTTGAGGGAGGGCAAGGACATCTCCCTGGCGAACAAAGAAAGCGTCGTCGTGGCTGGGACGTGGGTTATGCCTTTAGTGCGCCGTCGTGATCAGCTTCGCCCCCTGGACAGTGAACACAACGCCATATGGCAGTGTCTTCAGGGAGAAAAAGAAAAACCGTATAAAATTTACCTCACGGCTTCAGGAGGACCTTTTCGCGAGCGAAGCCTCGAAGAACTG is a window from the Synergistaceae bacterium genome containing:
- a CDS encoding phosphatidate cytidylyltransferase produces the protein MTGYSRNLVQRILSGLVIMGGVLGGIYQGGWMWILVVAVLALLSLVEYYRLLSTQIRLSRGIGYISALAVILSSTEGVRPVSIALILSLTVYAILMAEIVRRQMWGTSFAVWNTGGTLSGILFIVVPWTCLILLHNMPTGRLLLVSLFACTWSCDVMAYLVGSMWGRSHLCENISPHKTWEGFIGGILGSVLMIAFIIFIQQQPPFPLFWIGFTCSFAGQLGDLAESLIKRETGVKDTGKLIPGHGGVLDRFDSILINGLLTYLLFGVILI